Part of the Streptomyces sp. NBC_01460 genome, ATGCGGTTCATCTCGCGTACGACCTCACGCCCGAACTCCGACAGGCCGCCGACGCGCGGGGAGTCGGTCGCCGAGTCCGCCCAGTCGGTGTTGTCGTTGTGCGTGAGCGTCATGTAGCGGACGCCGAGGGTGTGCAGGGCGCGCAGGGTGCCCAGCGAGTTGTTGATGGAGTGGCCGCCCTCGGCCCCCATCAGGGAGGCGATACGGCCCTCGGCGCGGGCCTTCTCCATGTCGTCGGCGGTCAGGGCTCGCCCGAGGTCGTCGGGGTAGCGCGCCAGCATCTCGGCGACCACGTCGATCTGCTCCAGCGTGGCGCTGACCGCGTCGTCCCCGGCCCGGCTCGGCGGGACGTAGACGGACCAGAACTGCGCGCCGACCCCGCCGGCCCGCAGCCGGGGGATGTCGGTGTGCAGGGTGCCGGTCTGGTCCCGGGAGAGGTCACGGGCGTCGAGGTCGTAGCCGACCTGCTCGCGCAGGGCCCAGGGGAGGTCGTTGTGGCCGTCGACGACGGGGTGGCCGTCGAGCAGGACACGGGCCCGGGCCAGATAGTCCGAGGTGCTCATGGGCCGCCTACTTCCCGAAGCCGAAGGAGTCCGCGCCCAGGGCCTTGGCGCGCAGCCGCTTGCCCTTCTCCGTCGCCTGGTCCTTGAGCTCCTGCTGGAAGTCCTTCATCCGCTCCAGCAGCGCGCTGTCGTGGGCGGCGAGGATGCGGGCCGCGAGCAGGCCCGCGTTGCGGGCGCCGCCGACGGAGACGGTGGCGACGGGGACGCCGGCCGGCATCTGGACGATGGAGAGCAGGCTGTCCATGCCGTCGAGGTACTTCAGCGGGACCGGGACGCCGATCACCGGCAGCGGGGTGACGGAGGCCAGCATGCCGGGCAGGTGGGCCGCGCCCCCCGCACCCGCGATGATCGCCTTGAGGCCGCGGTCCGCGGCGTTCTCGCCGTACGCGATCATCTCGTGCGGCATGCGGTGGGCGGAGACGACGTCGACCTCGTAGGGGATCTCGAACTCGCCGAGGGCCTGGGCGGCCGCTTCCATCACGGGCCAGTCGGAGTCCGATCCCATGACGATGCCGACGACGGGTGCGGAGCCTGGTGCGGTCATTCGGTGATCGTTCCTCGCAGGTAGTCGGCCGCGTGCCGGGCGCGCTCCCGCACGTCCGCCAGATCGTCGCCGTAGGTGTTGACGTGGCCCACCTTGCGGCCGGGCTTCACGTCCTTGCCGTACATGTGGATCTTGAGCCCGGGGTCACGGGCCATGCAGTGCAGGTACGCCTGGTACATGTCCGGGTAGTCGCCGCCGAGGACGTTGCACATGACCGTCCAGGTGGCGCGCGGCCGGGGGTCGCCGAGCGGGAGGTCCAGGACGGCCCGCACATGGTTGGCGAACTGCGAGGTGACCGCACCGTCCTGGGTCCAGTGCCCGGAGTTGTGCGGGCGCATCGCGAGCTCGTTCACGAGGATCCCGGGGGTCCCGTCGTCGCTGCGCGTCTCGAAGAGCTCGACAGCGAGGTGGCCCACCACGCCGAGCTCGGCGGCGATCCGCAGGGCGAGCTGCTGGGCCTCGCCCGCGAGGCGTTCGTCCAGGTCGGGCGCCGGGGCGATGACGGTGTCGCAGACCCCGTCCACCTGGACGGACTCGACGACGGGGTAGGCGACGGCCTGGCCGTGCGGCGAGCGGACGATGTTGGCCGCCAGCTCCCGCGTGAAGTCGACCTTCTCCTCCGCGAGGACGGGGACGCCGGCCCGGAAGGGCTCGGCGGCGTCCGCCTCGGAGCGGACCACCCACACGCCCTTGCCGTCGTAGCCGCCGCGGACCGTCTTGAGGATGACGGGGAAGCCGCCCACCTCGTCGGCGAAGGCGGCGGCGTCCGCCGGGTCCGCCACGATCCGGTTGCGGGGGCAGGGCGCTCCGATCTCCGCGAGCCTGGCGCGCATCACCCCCTTGTCCTGGGCGTGCACCAGGGCGTCGGGGCCGGGGCGCACGGGGATGCCGTCCGCCTCCAGGGCCCGCAGGTGTTCGGTCGGCACATGCTCGTGATCGAAGGTGATCACGTCGCAGCCGCGCGCGAAGGCCCGCAGTGTCTCCAGGTCGCGGTAGTCGCCGACGACGACCTCGCCGACCACCTGGGCGGCCGATTCCTGGGGGGTGTCACTCAGGAGCTTGAATTTCAGGCCGAGGGGGATACCCGCCTCGTGGGTCATTCGGGCGAGCTGGCCGCCGCCGACCATGCCGACTACAGGGAACGTCACGTGTCCAGGGTATCGGGCGCACGGGAGCACCCCTCACCCTCTCCGGCCGGGGCGCCGGCCGGTCCTGGAAGCCGGCCCCGTCGGGCGGGCCCGCCGGCTCACCCGCATCACACGGGAGGGCTGGTTAGCATGGCCGGGTTGACGAAACCGACCGGACGGGGCTGAGCGATCACCATGAGCGAACGGGGCGCACTGCGGGCCCGGCTTGATCTGCTGGCCCGGGAGGTCGCCAAGTTCGGCGCGGTCGGCGCACTCGGGCTGGTCGTCAACATCGCCGTCTCCAACCTGATCTGGCGCACGACGGACATTCCGGTGGTGCGGGCCGGGCTGATGGGGACGGTCGTGGCCATCCTCTTCAACTACGTCGGCTTCCGCTACTGGACCTACCGGGACCGCGACAAGACCGGCCGGACCCGTGAGCTGATGCTCTTCCTGCTGTTCAGCGCCGTCGGCGCGGTGATCGAGACGGGCGTGCTCTACGCCGCGACGTACGGCTTCGGGTGGAACAGCCCGGTCCAGAGCAACGTCTTCAAGATCCTCGGCATCGGGATCGCCACGTTGTTCCGCTTCTGGTCCTACCGCACCTGGGTGTTCAAGGCGCTGCCCGCCGAGGAGGCCGTGCTCGACACGGAACGATTTCTGGAACAGCGGCGGCCCTCCGACGAGGTAGCACCCGGCCCGGTCCCCCACTGAACCGCTGAGGTCCAGGGGGCCGCTCAGCGCACGGGGCGGACGGATTCCTTGCGGTTCGGCGCGACCCTGCTGAGGAAGAGCGCGAAGACCGGCGGCTGCTGCTGGAGCAGTTCGAGCCGGCCGCCGTCGGCCTCGGCGAGGTCCCGGGCCACGGCGAGACCGATTCCGGTGGAGTTGCGGCCGGAGATGGTGCGCTCGAAGATCCGCGCCCCGAGATCGGCGGGGACACCGGGGCCCTCGTCCGTGACCTCGACGACGACCTGGTTGCCGGTGACGCGGGTACGCAGCGCGACCGTGCCGCCACCGTGCATCAGCGAGTTCTCGATCAGCGCGGCGAGGACCTGGGCGACGGCGCCGGGGGTGCCGACGGCCTCCAGCCCGTGCTTGCCCGAGCAGACGACGGCGCGGCCGGCGCTGCGGTAGGCCGGGCGCCACTCCTCGATCTGCTGCTTGACGATCTCGTCGAGGTCGAAGACGACGGCGGAGCCGGTGCGCGGGTCACGGGCGTTGGTCAGCAGCCTCTGCACCACGTCGGTGAGCCGCTCGACCTGGGTGAGCGCGATGTTCGCCTCCTCCTTCACCGTGTCCGGGTCGTCGGTGACGGAGATCTCCTCGATCCGCATGGAGAGAGCGGTCAGCGGCGTACGGAGCTGGTGGGAGGCGTCCGCGGCGAGGCGCCGCTCCGCGGTCAGCATCCGGGCGATGCGCTCGGCGGAGGAGTCCAGGACGTCGGCGACGCGGTCCAGCTCCGTCACCCCGTACCGCTTGTGACGCGGGCGCGGGTCGCCCGACCCGAGGCGCTCGGCGGTCTCGGCGAGGTCGGTGAGGGGGGAGGTCAGCCGGT contains:
- a CDS encoding GtrA family protein; this translates as MSERGALRARLDLLAREVAKFGAVGALGLVVNIAVSNLIWRTTDIPVVRAGLMGTVVAILFNYVGFRYWTYRDRDKTGRTRELMLFLLFSAVGAVIETGVLYAATYGFGWNSPVQSNVFKILGIGIATLFRFWSYRTWVFKALPAEEAVLDTERFLEQRRPSDEVAPGPVPH
- a CDS encoding 5-(carboxyamino)imidazole ribonucleotide synthase, giving the protein MTFPVVGMVGGGQLARMTHEAGIPLGLKFKLLSDTPQESAAQVVGEVVVGDYRDLETLRAFARGCDVITFDHEHVPTEHLRALEADGIPVRPGPDALVHAQDKGVMRARLAEIGAPCPRNRIVADPADAAAFADEVGGFPVILKTVRGGYDGKGVWVVRSEADAAEPFRAGVPVLAEEKVDFTRELAANIVRSPHGQAVAYPVVESVQVDGVCDTVIAPAPDLDERLAGEAQQLALRIAAELGVVGHLAVELFETRSDDGTPGILVNELAMRPHNSGHWTQDGAVTSQFANHVRAVLDLPLGDPRPRATWTVMCNVLGGDYPDMYQAYLHCMARDPGLKIHMYGKDVKPGRKVGHVNTYGDDLADVRERARHAADYLRGTITE
- a CDS encoding ATP-binding protein, translated to MRRRLINSTLAVVLVVIAVFGVSLVIVETRTISNSAQESVDSEAFRLISVVESRLLGAERITPDVLAEQVDPSRYARVEIPGRAPIEVGERSTDGGVIRSTETGEQGEKVTVEESRSAVTREVGRTLLIIGAVALLAIISAVLLAVRQADRLTSPLTDLAETAERLGSGDPRPRHKRYGVTELDRVADVLDSSAERIARMLTAERRLAADASHQLRTPLTALSMRIEEISVTDDPDTVKEEANIALTQVERLTDVVQRLLTNARDPRTGSAVVFDLDEIVKQQIEEWRPAYRSAGRAVVCSGKHGLEAVGTPGAVAQVLAALIENSLMHGGGTVALRTRVTGNQVVVEVTDEGPGVPADLGARIFERTISGRNSTGIGLAVARDLAEADGGRLELLQQQPPVFALFLSRVAPNRKESVRPVR
- the purE gene encoding 5-(carboxyamino)imidazole ribonucleotide mutase codes for the protein MTAPGSAPVVGIVMGSDSDWPVMEAAAQALGEFEIPYEVDVVSAHRMPHEMIAYGENAADRGLKAIIAGAGGAAHLPGMLASVTPLPVIGVPVPLKYLDGMDSLLSIVQMPAGVPVATVSVGGARNAGLLAARILAAHDSALLERMKDFQQELKDQATEKGKRLRAKALGADSFGFGK